The Oceanococcus sp. HetDA_MAG_MS8 genome contains the following window.
TCGTGGTTGGCCAGATTTTGAGTTTTGGCCACGGCATAACTCCCTCCAGCACCACCAGAGTTACTACAAGTGGATTGAGCGGGCGCATTTAGCGGGCTTGAAGATCCTGGTTAACGATTTGGTCCATAACGAGGTGCTTTGCCAACTCAACCCGCAAAAAGAAAACGATTGCGATGCCGTGCCGGCTATTGCCTTGCAAGCCCAGCGCATGGTGGAAATGGAGCGCTATATCGATGCCCAAGAAGGCGGCCCTGGAGAAGGCTGGTTTCGCATCGTTCGCTCCCCAGCCGAAGCTCGTGCGGTTATCGCTCAAGGCAAGATGGCCGTCGTATTAGGTATGGAGCTGTCCAAACCGCTGAATTGCGGCGAATTCTTAGATTCGCCGGAGTGCTCTGAAGAGCAGATGATTGAGCGCTTGGACGATGCGCAGGAGATGGGTGTTACCACCTTCTTCCCGGTGCATAAGTTCGACAACGGCTTTGGTGGCCACCTTCCCGACCTTGGTAGCGTGGCCGGAATCTCGGGCGTGCTTTACGCCGGTAACCTTGCCGAAACTGGACACCCGGTGGAGTTCGAGCTGTGTCCGGGGGCGCCCGAAGAGAACCGCCTACCGGAGCAGTTCGACACCTTGCCATTGGGCATGATCGACCAGCTACTGTTTCAGCTGGACTTCCTCGGTGCAGATTTTCCCGATGCCCCCGATGAGTTCTCGATGTTAGACCCCCGCGGTGCTACCAGCCGAGAACGCATGTGTAATGTGCGCGGCCTCACCGAGTTGGGTCACTCGCTCATCGATCAGTTGATGCGACGGGGCATGATTATCGAAACCGATCACATCAGCCAAAAGGCCATGCGCCGAATACTGGAGTTGGCTCAGCCCTTTGGTTACCCCACCATCAACAGTCATGGCGGCTGGGGTGGCCCAGACCCCATGCGGGATCTCACCGCTGAACGGGGCGGTACGACGCACTCCTTTGCTTCAGGCAGTAGCACGGGCTGGGCCCGCGAGCTGCTCCGCAACGGGGAGCGTCCCCGTGCCGATGCCTTCAAGGTGGCCGGCCTAGGAACCAGCGGCTTTGCCTCCGATGTGAACGGCATCGCCAACTTGCCTGGCTCCCCCGGTGCGCCGCCGGAGGGAGGGCTATACCCCTTCACCTCAGTAGATGGCCGCGTGGTCTTTGATAAGCAAACCACCGGCGATGTCCAGTTCTCGCTGTACAGCGGCGATGGTGCTGGAGGCAGCCGAGGAACCGCGCATTACGGGCTCTACGCCGACAAAATCGCCGACATGCAACTGCACTCGGATCTCAGCGACGAAGAGGTCACGGAGGCCCTCAAACAGTTCTTCAGCTCCGCCGAAGGCTACCTTCGGATGTGGGAACGCACCGTCGCGGCCAGCGAGGCTTACCGCGTGGCCAACCCTTAGTATTGCCAACGAGCTGCGCACAGCCTCAAACACAACCTAGCCCAGGGGCCTATTGCCCCCTGGGCCTGAAAGCCAAGAAACGCGCAGAGTAAAGCTGTTTTCTCCAGCGGGCTCACTGCGGCAGTGTTGCTACGCTGGTTTTAGCTCGGTGGCGAAGCGCTGGGAGTTCTGCACGTAGTGCGCAGCCGACATCTTGAGCATGGCGATCTCGGGTTCGGTGAGGCTACGGACCACCTTGCCCGGCGTGCCCATCACCAATGATCCGTCTGGTATTTCCTTGCCTTCGGGGATGAGTGTGCCGGCTCCAATCAGGCAGTTCTTACCAATTTTAGCCCGATTCAAAATCACGGCCTGTATGCCGATCAGGCTGTTATCGCCAATGGTGCAGCCATGCAGCATGGCCTGGTGCCCCACAGTGACATCCTCGCCGATGGTCAGCGGGATTCCGGCATCAGTGTGCAACACACTGGCTTCTTGAATATTGCTGCGGGCGCCAATGGTCATGCGGTGGTTATCGCCGCGAATGACCACGTTGAACCACACGCTGGACTGTTCCTTGAGCACCACATCGCCGATTACGGTGGCGTTGGGAGCAATCCAGCAGTCGGGCGCAACTTGGGGGCGCAGGCCGGCAATTTCATAGATCATGTAGGTCTCCTCAATGGTATGCGTCAAGTGTCTTGAGTGCTGAGCTTGACCCGCTCGGGCACGCGCGCCACTTGTCTTCGTAAATAATGGACCTGCACCTCATGTGCGGGCTGTGCCGGCACAGCGTGGCTAGCAATGGCCACCCCGCGGGCATGAGGACCAACCCCGCTAATGCAGCGCTGCTTTGCACTAAGTTGCTCAGCGTAGACGGCCCATCCTGGCCCTGCATACAGGCCGGCTCCCCAGCTGCGCAGTATGGGGGCGGGCTCAGCCAATTGTTCGTCCAGCACCGCCCAGCTTTGCAAATTGATCCGCGCCGCGTAGAGCTGACCCATGCGGGCATCTAAAGCTACTTTGAGCTCTTCGACGGAGTCCGGGCGCTGGGTGCTCGCGGCTAATGCTGCAAGCGTATTGACTGCATGCACTGGACGTTGCAGGCCCATGGCGTAGGCCTGCACAAAGCCCACTCCCACGCGGACTCCGGTGAGCGCACCTGGGCCATGCGACACGGCGAGGGCATCTACGCTGCTTCGCTCCCAACCGAGCTCGGTGAGGGCTTGGCTGAGGGAATGACGCAACCAGCCCAAATTGTCGCGCTGATCACAGTCGCCGCTCCAGCACAGCTCACCATCTTCGCTGGCCACCAACGAGGTGTGCGCATTGGAAGAGTCCACAGCAATCAGTCGATGGCTCATAACAATTCAGATCTCAAACAGTCCGGGAGGCCAAGAAGCGACGAGTGAGGCGCCGCTAGGCGGCGGTATTGTCGCCCATCGCCATCTGCTCACGCAGAAAGCGGCGTACAGGTTCGAGGTCTTGCTCCAAAGGTAGCGGCGGCAGGCTCGCGCGGAGTTGGCGGCCGTACCCTTTGGTCACCAGCCGTGTATCGCCAATCATCACCACACCGAAATCCGTCTCTCGGCGTAGCAATCGACC
Protein-coding sequences here:
- a CDS encoding membrane dipeptidase, which encodes MKHQLLAAGALLATSLLTACDDSDPTGRDSQFDSAEPTPSATPAPSATPTPSVVPSASPSPQPTAVPSAPPVTPSPSVTPSPSTTPAPTTSPSPTATPTPTPPPPAAKSDIDDIYGAANDCFTLRSDDFSLAHNAAEDAYTTTNDPAQAQAFYFKPTNLGRYLLLSDYMREPGEVGTKKLLGLSDQFGEFLDEAGNLVGEVGVLVRALGDMADFFIDIADPDDDTLQTLGRLIESGAQMIAAQDVMPTLAMVDRANDLAVWELVELGNGRFGVAQAHTGQRLVLSESGIGLTDSDTSAPEASFLIQSAESCDAYPEAELNATVADIGPAKFLSEVELFAAEKSAGLIDEDDVYGFVDAHAHISAYEFIGGRINYGDPFHKFGVDHALEDCSENHGEEGRLGLVEIVTSGTGPEHATRGWPDFEFWPRHNSLQHHQSYYKWIERAHLAGLKILVNDLVHNEVLCQLNPQKENDCDAVPAIALQAQRMVEMERYIDAQEGGPGEGWFRIVRSPAEARAVIAQGKMAVVLGMELSKPLNCGEFLDSPECSEEQMIERLDDAQEMGVTTFFPVHKFDNGFGGHLPDLGSVAGISGVLYAGNLAETGHPVEFELCPGAPEENRLPEQFDTLPLGMIDQLLFQLDFLGADFPDAPDEFSMLDPRGATSRERMCNVRGLTELGHSLIDQLMRRGMIIETDHISQKAMRRILELAQPFGYPTINSHGGWGGPDPMRDLTAERGGTTHSFASGSSTGWARELLRNGERPRADAFKVAGLGTSGFASDVNGIANLPGSPGAPPEGGLYPFTSVDGRVVFDKQTTGDVQFSLYSGDGAGGSRGTAHYGLYADKIADMQLHSDLSDEEVTEALKQFFSSAEGYLRMWERTVAASEAYRVANP
- a CDS encoding gamma carbonic anhydrase family protein, with the translated sequence MIYEIAGLRPQVAPDCWIAPNATVIGDVVLKEQSSVWFNVVIRGDNHRMTIGARSNIQEASVLHTDAGIPLTIGEDVTVGHQAMLHGCTIGDNSLIGIQAVILNRAKIGKNCLIGAGTLIPEGKEIPDGSLVMGTPGKVVRSLTEPEIAMLKMSAAHYVQNSQRFATELKPA
- the tsaB gene encoding tRNA (adenosine(37)-N6)-threonylcarbamoyltransferase complex dimerization subunit type 1 TsaB, with the protein product MSHRLIAVDSSNAHTSLVASEDGELCWSGDCDQRDNLGWLRHSLSQALTELGWERSSVDALAVSHGPGALTGVRVGVGFVQAYAMGLQRPVHAVNTLAALAASTQRPDSVEELKVALDARMGQLYAARINLQSWAVLDEQLAEPAPILRSWGAGLYAGPGWAVYAEQLSAKQRCISGVGPHARGVAIASHAVPAQPAHEVQVHYLRRQVARVPERVKLSTQDT